In Nicotiana tabacum cultivar K326 chromosome 11, ASM71507v2, whole genome shotgun sequence, a single window of DNA contains:
- the LOC107797982 gene encoding plasmodesmata-located protein 7 has translation MAKILHFLLIFMYIFFSFFFPLIFSDSSVDGFIYGGCSQIKYLPNSPYESNLNSLLTSLVNSATYSSYNKYSIVGSTQQDMINGLYQCRGDLSMPDCATCIARSVSQLTELCPQTCGGALQLQGCFIKYDNSSFLGSEDKSVVMKKCGPSNGFDLDQMGRRDSVLGGLMGGNGLYRVGGSEDVQGMAQCIGDLSMAQCQDCLSESIGRLKKECGGGVYGDMFLGKCYARYTTSGAHIYAKPNHHDSHSESEKTFALIIGLLAGVALLIIFLTFMRRIFARNGK, from the exons ATGGCTAAAATTCTCcattttcttctcattttcatgtacattttcttttctttcttctttcctctAATTTTCTCAGATTCTTCAGTTGATGGTTTTATTTATGGTGGTTGCTCACAAATAAAATACTTACCAAACTCGCCTTACGAGTCGAATCTCAACTCACTACTCACTTCCCTAGTTAACTCAGCAACTTATTCATCTTACAACAAATATAGCATTGTGGGGTCCACGCAACAAGATATGATCAACGGTCTATATCAATGCAGAGGTGATTTGTCCATGCCGGATTGCGCCACGTGTATAGCGCGATCGGTGAGTCAACTCACCGAGTTATGTCCACAGACTTGTGGTGGAGCTCTACAATTACAAGGGTGCTTTATAAAATATGATAATAGTTCTTTTTTGGGCTCAGAGGATAAAAGTGTAGTTATGAAAAAATGTGGGCCGTCAAATGGGTTTGATTTGGATCAAATGGGCCGAAGGGATTCAGTTTTGGGCGGTTTAATGGGTGGTAATGGGCTTTATAGAGTTGGTGGGTCGGAAGATGTACAAGGTATGGCCCAATGTATAGGAGATTTAAGTATGGCCCAATGTCAAGATTGCTTATCGGAATCGATCGGACGGCTGAAAAAAGAGTGTGGCGGTGGAGTGTACGGTGATATGTTTTTGGGAAAATGTTATGCTAGGTATACAACTAGTGGAgctcatatttatgctaaaccTAATCATCATG ATTCTCATAGTGAGAGTGAGAAGACATTTGCACTGATCATTGGATTATTAGCTGGGGTTGCCCTTCTCATCATTTTCTTGACTTTCATGAGAAGAATATTTGCAAGAAATG gtaaataa